Proteins from one Paraburkholderia sp. BL10I2N1 genomic window:
- a CDS encoding ABC transporter substrate-binding protein, whose translation MSRRAFARTLTQTLALAAAGAAGSFGPFGLSGLARAATPLKIGLLAPLSGPLTRVGETNRNCAALAIDEINAAGGVLGRPLQLLVEDTQMSTAVALDKARQLFMRDDVAMLTGMVLPAEREAALQAAVAARRLVVYPNFDEGRCHAQLLTTGLAMNQRIEPAIQWLVREVGKKVCVVVSDMGSNRRTLVPQLQVSIERHGGTLVDVSYFPFGTRDFGAVLQRIAALRPQIVWHSIGDDPVTFVKQYRSFSMEPQLVSDIAHESLSIATEGASTGTLGVSSYFMSLDNAANRAFLARYTARYADAHAPRLGASVVVLPHGENTYAGIQLFAQAVHLAGSIEPGRVKAALPRLSLALPRGPVSVTGDGGHVLCATRIGRARTDNSFEILASTGPIAPTCQT comes from the coding sequence ATGAGCCGGCGCGCGTTTGCCCGGACGCTTACCCAGACGCTCGCCCTGGCCGCAGCAGGCGCCGCAGGCTCGTTCGGCCCGTTTGGCCTGTCCGGCCTCGCCCGCGCGGCGACGCCGCTCAAGATCGGCCTGCTCGCGCCGTTAAGCGGGCCGCTGACGCGGGTGGGAGAAACCAATCGCAACTGCGCGGCGCTCGCCATTGACGAGATCAACGCGGCCGGCGGCGTGCTTGGGCGCCCGCTTCAGTTGCTGGTCGAAGACACCCAGATGTCGACGGCCGTCGCACTGGATAAGGCGCGCCAGCTGTTCATGCGCGATGACGTTGCGATGCTCACCGGCATGGTGCTGCCCGCGGAGCGGGAGGCTGCGCTCCAGGCGGCAGTCGCCGCGAGGCGGCTCGTCGTCTACCCGAACTTTGACGAGGGCCGCTGCCATGCGCAGCTGCTTACCACCGGCCTCGCGATGAACCAGCGCATTGAGCCTGCGATTCAGTGGCTCGTACGCGAGGTCGGCAAAAAGGTGTGTGTGGTGGTGTCGGACATGGGCAGCAACCGGCGCACGCTCGTGCCGCAGTTGCAGGTGTCAATCGAGCGCCACGGGGGGACGCTCGTCGACGTCAGCTATTTCCCGTTCGGCACGCGCGATTTCGGTGCGGTGTTGCAGCGCATCGCTGCGTTGCGCCCGCAGATCGTATGGCACAGCATCGGCGATGACCCGGTCACGTTCGTCAAGCAATACCGGTCATTCTCAATGGAGCCGCAACTCGTGAGTGACATCGCCCATGAATCGCTGTCCATCGCGACTGAAGGGGCGTCCACCGGCACCCTTGGTGTCTCGTCATACTTCATGAGTCTCGATAATGCTGCCAATCGCGCGTTTCTGGCGCGCTACACCGCGCGCTATGCGGACGCGCATGCGCCGCGTCTGGGCGCGTCTGTCGTGGTCCTGCCGCACGGCGAGAACACCTATGCCGGCATCCAGCTTTTCGCGCAGGCGGTGCACCTCGCCGGCAGCATCGAGCCCGGGCGCGTGAAGGCTGCGCTGCCCAGGCTCTCGCTCGCATTGCCGCGCGGTCCGGTGAGCGTGACGGGTGACGGTGGCCACGTGCTGTGCGCCACGCGTATCGGCCGCGCCCGCACGGACAACAGCTTCGAGATCCTCGCCTCGACCGGGCCGATCGCGCCAACCTGTCAGACCTAG